The proteins below come from a single Prochlorococcus marinus str. MIT 9215 genomic window:
- a CDS encoding DUF3727 domain-containing protein has product MKEANSNDNYDAQTLLLNDSNGNELFCYLEQLVSIEGQEYALLTPVDTPVSLFKINEKDEPELIEKIDKNEQILKNAEAVLQEHDLRLIRSAVTLTVSGELEEPIYDELEEDYVDDDSESYELLVNFNLFDQEYGLYIPLDPFFIVGKLKDKGALLVEDDEFDKIQPLIETELEKSSS; this is encoded by the coding sequence ATGAAAGAAGCCAACTCAAATGATAATTATGATGCACAGACTCTTTTATTAAATGACTCAAATGGAAACGAGCTATTTTGTTATCTTGAACAATTAGTGAGTATTGAAGGCCAAGAATATGCTTTATTAACGCCAGTTGATACTCCAGTAAGTCTTTTTAAGATAAATGAAAAAGATGAACCTGAACTAATTGAGAAAATAGATAAAAATGAACAAATACTAAAAAATGCTGAAGCAGTTCTTCAAGAACATGATTTAAGACTTATCAGATCAGCAGTAACATTAACAGTATCAGGAGAACTTGAAGAACCAATTTACGATGAATTAGAAGAAGATTACGTCGATGATGATAGTGAGAGTTATGAATTGCTCGTTAACTTTAATCTTTTTGACCAAGAATATGGCTTATATATTCCACTAGATCCTTTTTTTATTGTGGGCAAATTAAAAGACAAAGGTGCATTATTAGTAGAAGATGATGAGTTCGATAAAATTCAACCTTTGATTGAAACTGAGCTTGAAAAAAGTAGTTCTTAA
- a CDS encoding YqeG family HAD IIIA-type phosphatase — translation MRSILKVNWDSNLPIYAISQSELQKKGIHSLLIDVDGTLVNRKSNMIPKAVKIWIIESKKLFSLYLISNNPSKKRIEKIAKELNLRYKYNASKPWKKVTLSAIKEIGSEPKNIGIIGDRIFTDIIVGNRCNIKTILVKRLNRDGLPIKFNLTLTIEKLISHFIK, via the coding sequence ATGAGATCTATCCTAAAAGTTAATTGGGATTCAAACTTACCAATATATGCGATTTCTCAATCTGAGTTGCAAAAAAAAGGAATTCATTCTCTATTGATAGATGTGGATGGGACTTTAGTAAATAGAAAATCAAATATGATTCCTAAAGCTGTAAAAATTTGGATCATAGAATCTAAAAAACTTTTCTCCTTATATCTAATAAGTAATAATCCATCGAAAAAAAGAATCGAAAAAATAGCGAAAGAATTAAATTTAAGGTACAAATACAATGCATCAAAACCATGGAAAAAAGTAACTTTGTCTGCTATCAAAGAAATTGGCAGTGAGCCAAAAAATATAGGTATTATTGGAGACAGAATTTTTACAGATATTATTGTTGGTAATAGATGTAATATAAAAACAATATTAGTTAAGCGATTAAATAGAGATGGCTTGCCTATAAAATTTAATTTAACTTTGACAATAGAAAAATTAATTTCTCATTTTATAAAATGA
- the lpxD gene encoding UDP-3-O-(3-hydroxymyristoyl)glucosamine N-acyltransferase: protein MLLSNLVDLIKKGNSNFISANILEDLNIDDAASLDAAVKHQISFLEENNILKEKLDQTKASAIITTKNDEIVSALKKLNISNIIVKNPRIAFAEVLDCLYKTINFKPGIHASAVIDKTAVIGDDCHIGPNVYIGENTVIGNNNHILHGSSILGNVQIGNNNIIHPNCVIYENTTLKNNCVINSNSVIGSEGFGFVPKNGKWIKMPQKGGVKIMSSVEIGTNCCIDRPAVGFTFIDEGTKLDNLIQIGHGVKIGKNCAFAAQVGIAGGANIGDGVILAGQVGVNNRVKVGNNVIASSKCGIHCDIEDGKVISGFPAMENKSWLRSSSIFKKLPELAKKLRQLDKQ, encoded by the coding sequence ATGCTTTTAAGTAATTTAGTTGATCTAATTAAAAAAGGAAATTCAAATTTTATTAGTGCCAATATCTTAGAAGATTTAAATATAGATGATGCTGCCTCATTAGATGCTGCAGTTAAACATCAAATATCTTTTTTAGAAGAAAATAATATCCTTAAAGAAAAATTAGATCAAACTAAAGCATCAGCAATAATCACTACTAAAAACGATGAAATCGTTAGTGCCCTAAAGAAACTCAATATATCAAATATAATTGTTAAAAATCCAAGAATTGCATTTGCAGAAGTATTGGATTGTTTATATAAAACTATCAATTTCAAACCAGGAATTCACGCCTCAGCCGTTATAGATAAAACAGCAGTAATTGGAGATGATTGCCATATTGGACCTAATGTCTATATTGGAGAAAATACCGTAATTGGTAACAATAATCATATTCTTCATGGATCATCAATTTTAGGAAATGTTCAGATAGGAAATAATAATATAATTCATCCAAATTGCGTTATTTACGAAAATACCACTCTAAAAAATAATTGTGTAATTAATTCAAATTCAGTTATTGGATCAGAGGGATTTGGTTTTGTTCCCAAAAATGGCAAATGGATAAAGATGCCTCAAAAAGGTGGTGTGAAAATTATGAGTTCTGTAGAAATTGGAACAAATTGTTGTATTGATAGGCCCGCAGTTGGATTTACTTTTATTGATGAGGGAACAAAGTTGGATAATTTAATACAAATAGGTCATGGAGTTAAAATTGGAAAGAATTGTGCATTTGCGGCTCAAGTTGGTATCGCTGGAGGAGCAAACATTGGAGATGGCGTTATTTTGGCAGGGCAAGTAGGAGTAAATAATAGAGTTAAAGTTGGGAATAATGTCATAGCGAGTTCAAAATGCGGAATTCATTGTGACATAGAAGATGGCAAAGTAATTAGTGGTTTCCCTGCGATGGAAAATAAATCATGGCTAAGGAGTTCAAGTATTTTTAAAAAATTACCAGAATTAGCAAAAAAACTTAGACAATTAGACAAGCAATAA
- a CDS encoding DUF3685 domain-containing protein yields the protein MELISKKSILIIAPSLIAESLSLKLTSLDQNLEINFNNGTGDKTPDLVIWNVLNFQSEDLIRLELLKLRGRYDESKFLIVLSGQFVYEANTPPSLNAEGFLLNPSAEKVLESIDTILNGGRVFDIENNSRVQSNKNKPLSFSQKILTSGLKQIDSEINYIFKYVNSDSIPEFYKFILKGRLRELITAKSFLIFLWGNSLEIYTEAVYTENKINLENKNTVFIKDKNTTEILNLILDRLKERYSSTNLQVEFNNSSIILSGIKKEFISRLICKMLDELDNLVKNIKENYKEKDFKDDLNSLIKELKVNTISNITDSYFRLKKRGESISINDFIYSEVSCEEIDKESHESIMFIEPIIKNEALDYDGKLLPLYETESFLILENIISNWTIRNCNLLASEIFNICSSWPELRTVLINPELQSTRNFERFRNNINNYNRWHDYIYMPIYLYESKREYIDIIDKKFTRYFKNENREKELENLEWLQKQVTLLVEIRDAVAPQLEVAVKYIGNLFVTFLTKVVGKAIGLVGKGILQGLGRSSSK from the coding sequence TTGGAATTAATTTCAAAAAAATCGATATTGATTATTGCTCCAAGCTTAATAGCAGAATCTTTATCGCTTAAGTTAACATCACTAGACCAAAATTTAGAAATTAATTTTAACAATGGAACAGGTGATAAAACTCCAGATTTAGTTATATGGAATGTTCTTAATTTCCAATCAGAGGATCTTATAAGGTTAGAATTATTAAAATTAAGAGGAAGATATGATGAGTCAAAGTTTCTTATAGTTCTCTCTGGCCAATTTGTTTATGAAGCAAATACCCCTCCATCGTTAAATGCTGAAGGTTTTCTTTTAAATCCCAGTGCAGAAAAAGTTCTTGAATCTATTGATACTATTTTAAATGGAGGAAGGGTATTTGATATTGAAAATAATTCCCGAGTTCAATCAAACAAAAATAAGCCTCTCTCTTTTAGTCAAAAAATTCTAACTTCAGGTCTTAAACAAATCGATTCTGAAATTAATTATATATTCAAATATGTCAATTCTGATTCAATACCAGAATTTTATAAATTCATTTTAAAAGGAAGATTAAGAGAACTTATTACTGCAAAATCTTTTCTAATTTTCTTATGGGGTAATTCACTAGAAATTTATACAGAGGCAGTTTACACTGAAAATAAAATTAATCTTGAAAATAAGAACACTGTTTTTATTAAAGATAAAAACACCACAGAAATATTGAATTTGATTTTAGATAGACTAAAAGAGAGGTATAGCTCAACTAACTTACAGGTTGAATTTAATAATTCATCAATAATTCTCTCTGGAATAAAGAAAGAATTCATTTCACGACTAATTTGCAAAATGTTAGATGAGTTAGATAATTTAGTGAAAAATATCAAGGAAAACTATAAGGAGAAAGATTTTAAAGATGATTTAAATTCTCTTATAAAAGAACTTAAAGTTAATACAATTTCAAATATCACAGACAGCTATTTTCGATTAAAAAAAAGAGGCGAATCTATTTCAATAAATGATTTTATTTATAGTGAGGTAAGTTGCGAAGAGATAGATAAAGAATCACACGAATCAATAATGTTTATTGAGCCAATTATTAAAAACGAAGCTCTTGACTATGATGGGAAATTACTCCCTCTATATGAAACAGAATCCTTTTTGATCCTTGAAAATATAATTTCAAATTGGACAATAAGGAACTGTAATTTATTAGCTTCTGAAATCTTTAATATTTGTTCTTCTTGGCCTGAATTAAGAACTGTACTTATAAATCCCGAATTACAATCGACAAGAAATTTTGAAAGATTTAGAAATAATATTAATAACTATAATCGATGGCATGACTATATTTATATGCCTATCTACTTGTATGAGAGTAAACGAGAATATATTGATATTATCGATAAAAAATTTACCCGATACTTTAAAAATGAAAATAGAGAGAAAGAATTAGAGAATCTAGAATGGCTACAAAAACAAGTTACATTGTTAGTTGAGATAAGAGATGCCGTAGCACCGCAGTTAGAAGTTGCTGTAAAATATATCGGTAATCTTTTCGTAACTTTCCTTACAAAGGTCGTTGGCAAAGCTATCGGTTTAGTTGGGAAAGGAATTCTTCAAGGATTAGGAAGATCTAGTTCAAAGTAA
- the proB gene encoding glutamate 5-kinase: MKTWVIKIGTSILRGTEETSTEEVIETLSRSFTSFLSKGNKIILVTSGAVGLGCQKLNIETRPNDLSTLQATAAVGQVNLMSLYDKVFNKLGHNIAQILITKADFNSRKSFNNASKTLKKLIDLNVIPIVNENDTVANEELKYGDNDTLSALVALAINANKLILLTDIENLYSKDPRNNNDAQPIKEVHNSELKEIKDKNIKNSNNEWGTGGIATKLISAEIATKGGVEVQLVDGTNKKNLIEIFNDNKIGTLFYPVEKPIRNKKSWLSHAIQTVGKITLDDGASFAIKRKGASLLAVGVKDVEGNFTINQAVKIVNTNDKEVAKGLVSISSDKLRSILNNKENNNSSIIVVHRDVLALS, translated from the coding sequence ATGAAAACTTGGGTTATAAAAATTGGTACTAGTATTTTAAGAGGAACAGAGGAAACATCTACAGAAGAAGTTATTGAAACCCTTTCTAGATCCTTTACAAGTTTTCTGTCAAAAGGAAACAAAATAATTTTAGTAACTAGTGGAGCCGTTGGTTTAGGCTGCCAAAAATTAAATATTGAAACGAGACCAAATGATTTAAGTACCCTTCAAGCTACTGCTGCAGTAGGTCAAGTTAATTTAATGTCCTTATACGATAAGGTATTTAATAAATTAGGTCATAATATTGCTCAAATATTAATAACTAAAGCTGATTTCAATTCAAGAAAATCATTTAATAACGCTTCTAAAACTTTAAAAAAATTAATCGATTTGAATGTTATTCCAATAGTAAATGAAAATGATACAGTAGCAAATGAAGAGCTTAAATATGGAGATAATGATACCCTCTCTGCTTTAGTTGCCTTAGCTATAAATGCTAACAAGCTTATTTTATTAACCGATATTGAAAATCTATACTCAAAAGATCCACGTAATAATAATGATGCGCAACCTATTAAAGAAGTTCATAATAGTGAATTAAAAGAAATTAAAGATAAAAATATTAAAAACTCAAATAATGAATGGGGAACAGGAGGAATTGCTACAAAACTAATTTCTGCGGAGATAGCAACAAAAGGAGGAGTTGAAGTCCAACTAGTTGATGGAACTAATAAAAAAAACTTAATTGAAATTTTTAATGATAATAAAATTGGAACTTTATTTTATCCAGTAGAAAAACCTATAAGAAACAAAAAAAGTTGGCTTTCTCATGCAATTCAAACAGTAGGGAAAATTACTTTAGATGATGGAGCTTCTTTTGCTATTAAAAGAAAAGGTGCCTCACTTTTAGCGGTAGGTGTTAAGGATGTAGAAGGAAACTTTACGATTAATCAGGCAGTTAAAATCGTAAATACAAATGATAAAGAAGTTGCAAAAGGTTTAGTATCAATAAGTAGCGACAAATTAAGAAGTATCTTAAATAATAAAGAAAACAACAATTCCTCGATAATTGTCGTACACAGAGATGTTCTTGCTCTCTCTTAG
- a CDS encoding thylakoid membrane photosystem I accumulation factor, with translation MKIIQWILIALIFLSPYKANASRYSDSYDGNIFPIYAGNGAIVPPQTTLQESLKNKRVTVLFFYLDDSSDSKAMAPIISGLDLIWRNNIDIIALTTDELQDKEKSELRNEPNYYWNGLIPQTIILNSDGEVKYDKNGMINIDELNKVIGDLKGIDIEDTTFSVESFNEYNSIISEKKDKNKN, from the coding sequence ATGAAAATAATTCAATGGATCCTAATAGCATTAATCTTCTTAAGTCCATATAAAGCAAATGCCTCTAGATATTCTGATAGTTACGATGGCAACATCTTTCCTATATATGCAGGTAATGGGGCTATAGTTCCTCCCCAGACAACTCTTCAGGAATCATTAAAAAATAAAAGAGTCACAGTTTTATTTTTTTATCTTGACGATAGTTCAGATAGTAAAGCTATGGCTCCGATAATATCTGGTTTGGATTTGATATGGAGAAATAATATAGATATCATTGCTCTAACTACTGATGAATTACAGGATAAAGAAAAGTCTGAGCTTAGAAATGAACCCAATTATTATTGGAACGGATTAATTCCACAAACGATAATTTTAAATAGTGATGGTGAAGTTAAATATGATAAAAATGGAATGATTAATATCGATGAATTAAACAAAGTTATAGGAGATTTAAAAGGAATTGATATAGAAGATACTACATTTTCTGTAGAAAGTTTTAATGAATACAACAGTATTATTTCTGAAAAAAAAGATAAAAACAAAAATTAG
- the ruvX gene encoding Holliday junction resolvase RuvX, with translation MKFCKPKPKSILSLDIGNKRIGLAYCDPLCITSNILPAVKRFKNNQEIKIIRNYINEYNLTGFIVGIPLDERGQMTTQAIDCKNYGQLLSYELRLPFSFVNEHSSTWESSNRFGIKKDKSGLIDSFSAKIILEQWIEEGPELEEIAGKPQIKY, from the coding sequence GTGAAATTTTGTAAACCCAAACCTAAGTCAATTTTGAGTTTGGATATAGGTAACAAAAGAATAGGTTTAGCTTATTGTGATCCCCTATGTATAACATCAAATATACTTCCAGCGGTAAAACGGTTTAAAAATAATCAAGAGATTAAAATCATTAGAAATTATATAAATGAATATAATTTGACTGGGTTTATTGTGGGCATTCCACTAGATGAAAGAGGTCAAATGACCACTCAAGCTATTGACTGTAAAAATTACGGTCAATTACTTTCATATGAATTAAGGCTTCCATTTTCTTTCGTCAACGAACATAGTTCAACTTGGGAATCTTCAAATAGATTTGGAATAAAAAAAGATAAGTCCGGATTGATTGATAGTTTTTCAGCAAAAATAATACTTGAACAATGGATCGAGGAAGGTCCTGAATTAGAAGAAATAGCTGGTAAACCTCAGATAAAATATTAG